From a region of the Bacteroidia bacterium genome:
- a CDS encoding AIR synthase-related protein — protein MADLYNLRGVSSDKKEVHKAIQILDKGLYPKAFCKIIPDVLSQDEEYALVVHADGAGTKSSLAYLYWKETGDISVWKGIAQDALVMNTDDLLCVGITDNIVVSSTIGRNKNKIPQEVIQAIIEGTKECIEQFRQWGIHIHFSGGETADVGDLVRTIIVDATTVAKIKRTEIIDNARIQAGNVIVGLASFGQATYETEYNSGIGSNGLTSARHDIFCSFYAQQYPESYDTDLPSTLVYTGKFKLTDSIPEIPHIPIGKLVLSPTRTYLPLMKVVFEAYRNKIHGIVHCTGGGQTKCLHFVEGLHIIKNNLFDVPPIFKYIQQGSNVDWKEMYKVFNMGHRLEIYTDESTAHQIIAIAQNFKIQAQIIGYCQTDSGKKLTLHTPYGIFTYQ, from the coding sequence ATGGCAGATCTATACAATTTGAGAGGCGTTTCTTCGGACAAAAAAGAAGTACACAAAGCTATACAAATTTTAGACAAAGGTTTATATCCAAAGGCTTTTTGTAAAATCATTCCTGATGTACTAAGCCAAGATGAAGAATATGCATTAGTAGTGCATGCCGATGGTGCAGGAACAAAAAGTTCATTAGCCTACTTGTATTGGAAAGAAACAGGCGATATTTCAGTATGGAAGGGCATTGCACAAGATGCCTTAGTGATGAACACAGATGACTTGTTATGTGTAGGTATTACAGATAACATTGTTGTTTCTTCTACTATTGGGCGAAATAAAAATAAAATTCCACAAGAGGTAATTCAAGCTATTATCGAAGGGACAAAAGAATGCATAGAACAATTTAGACAGTGGGGAATACATATTCATTTTTCAGGTGGTGAAACCGCTGATGTAGGCGACTTAGTGCGTACTATTATTGTAGATGCCACAACCGTTGCAAAAATCAAACGAACAGAGATAATTGACAATGCACGTATTCAAGCAGGTAATGTAATTGTAGGTTTAGCCAGTTTTGGACAAGCTACCTATGAAACAGAATATAACAGCGGTATAGGCAGCAATGGTCTAACTTCCGCACGCCATGATATTTTTTGTTCTTTCTATGCACAGCAATATCCTGAAAGCTATGATACTGACTTGCCCTCTACTTTGGTCTATACGGGCAAATTCAAACTTACAGATTCCATCCCTGAAATACCTCATATTCCAATTGGCAAACTAGTCTTATCACCTACACGCACTTATTTACCACTCATGAAAGTAGTTTTTGAAGCATACCGCAATAAAATTCACGGCATAGTGCATTGTACAGGAGGTGGACAAACGAAATGCCTTCACTTTGTAGAAGGCTTGCATATTATTAAAAATAACCTTTTTGATGTTCCGCCAATATTCAAGTACATTCAGCAAGGTTCAAATGTGGATTGGAAAGAAATGTACAAAGTGTTCAACATGGGACACAGATTAGAAATATATACCGATGAAAGTACAGCTCATCAAATTATAGCCATAGCCCAAAATTTCAAAATACAAGCTCAAATTATTGGATATTGTCAAACAGATTC